Proteins co-encoded in one Lineus longissimus chromosome 11, tnLinLong1.2, whole genome shotgun sequence genomic window:
- the LOC135496074 gene encoding neuralized-like protein 2 produces the protein MPTRFHSFHGQNIRLEDENMVATRVSSFAHAICFGEKPLTPAEIFLIELEKNEGGWSGHLRIGLTQHVPSKRMPLPQYALPDLANMGKSWIFAVTKSHNRVYMEDVSGDWPERKPYESILSNGQFVQSSRGSFQPNLLKPLMKYRKADVDSDGISSDSSSNGNLLPTDVGSRIGVMYVIAEDKAEMHFIINGEDQGPCAREIPYKDGPLYAVVDVYGTTKQVRVIQLYTELSLQHACRDIILKHTKKNAIKQLPLPNKLKEYLRYEI, from the exons ATGCCAACcagatttcattcatttcatggcCAGAATATCCGTCTGGAGGATGAAAACATGGTCGCCACCCGTGTCTCGAGTTTTGCTCACGCCATATGTTTCGGAGAAAAGCCACTAACGCCGGCGGAGATCTTTCTAATCGAGTTGGAGAAAAACGAAGGTGGATGGAGTGGACATTTACGGATTGGTTTGACGCAACACGTTCCAAGTAAACGAATGCCATTGCCACAATATGCGCTCCCCGATCTTGCCAACATGGGAAAGTCGTGGATTTTTGCAGTGACTAAGTCTCATAATCGTGTTTACATGGAGGACGTATCGGGCGATTGGCCGGAGCGTAAACCATACGAGTCTATCCTAAGTAACGGACAATTCGTTCAATCTAGTCGCGGATCGTTTCAACCGAACTTGCTAAAACCTTTAATGAAATATCGTAAAGCTGATGTGGACAGTGATGGGATAAGTTCCGATTCTAGTAGTAACGGAAATCTTTTGCCGACCGATGTCGGAAGTCGTATCGGAGTGATGTATGTGATAGCAGAGGACAAGGCggaaatgcattttattatCAACGGTGAAGACCAGGGGCCTTGTGCGCGTGAAATTCCTTATAAGGATGGCCCGTTATATGCCGTAGTGGACGTCTATGGGACAACGAAACAGGTGCGGGTCATACAATTATACACAG AGCTTTCACTCCAACACGCCTGCCGTGACATAATTCTCAAACACACCAAGAAGAATGCCATCAAACAGCTGCCACTGCCTAACAAGTTAAAGGAATATCTACGCTACGAGATATGA